Genomic segment of Synchiropus splendidus isolate RoL2022-P1 chromosome 4, RoL_Sspl_1.0, whole genome shotgun sequence:
TTCACGTAATGAACTAGAAGCGTTGCTCATATCCGATGTGAGTGGAGATGAGACCTCTCAACCCAGCAGTGCTGTTGTCCCAGAGTAAACCTGTTGACAGACTGAATCTTTAGCCAATGAAGGGGTTAGCCATTTCAGAGCTTTGGAGTGTTCAATGACTGTATTGTTCTTATGGATACATGTCACTGTAGTACAAGTGTCATGCCAAAGAAACTGCATTTGGAGTTTGTTTACACAACTAAGTTATTTATAGGTGTTGTTATAATGTGAAAACTCTCACCAGCAAACTAAATATTAAGCTATATAGATAGACCTTTGCTTTGGCCATTGTTAATTAAATGTAAATGCCATAGAAGGTGTTTGACTTTACGACAGTTGCAACTATAACACTTTATGCGAGTATAAAAGAGAGATACCGGATGATGATTTCATGTGGAACGTGGTGGACAGTGTGTCTCTCAACCTGAAATAAACAAAGTTAAACGGAGAAAGTCGATCATTTTACAGCTAAAAGGCCCTCTCCAAGCAGCTTGATGTTCCTGTGACACAAGTTGCACATATTATTCACAAATTTAAGATCCATTTGAACCTGATTTCAACTTTTTGGCAAGGCACAGCAAATCTATGATCACAGACGAAAAAATGAAGaatgtaaagaaaagaaaactgttATAGAATAAATGAGTTTTTCTTCCATTAAATGAAAGGTACACAcagtggttagcactctcgccttgcagcaagaaggtaaCCAGGTTGATTCCCGGGTCGGACCGGTGGGCTTTCTGCATTGAGTTTGCATGTTCCTCCCAATGTGCACGCGTGTATTCTGCAGCTACTCCAGacttggacactctaaaattgcccctaggtgtgtgtgtgtgtgtgtgtgtgtgtgtgtgtgtgtgtgtgtgtgtgtgtgtgtgtgccctgtccaaggtgtattcctgcctctcgcccaatacCGCTGACCAGCACTCCACGCAGCCCGTGACAGAACTACGATGGTTAATTGACAATGTACTAAAGTATAAATGTAAAACTCTCTTAAGAAGGATCCGCAGTACAAAACTTAATGCTTTTGACAGTGGGGCGAGTATTGACACCTCCTCACCACAGTTTTGATCTCAAAACCTGTTTGAGGCAACCTTTCATGAGGCTCTTCACCTTTCGGTCAGAATAACAGGCTTACATGCTCTCTGGTACCAGCAGAACATCCAGCTATAATGCAACGGTTCAGCATTTCCCCCCTGACACTAAAGCTGATGAGCTTGTCTTCATTCGAATCGTGCGCTGATGGGATctacctccagtgacgtcaccaaGGCTCGTTTCTGGTTGTCACTTTGACTCACTTAGAACTAAATTTACCCTTATTTATTGTTGGAATTCAATAAAACCATCTTTGTAGGTGATATATGATTTTCATACTCTTTTTCATATAATTCCATCAAAACCTTGCTTCTCCACTAGAACCCTCATGCATCCATATGACCTTGGGACATCTCACTATGAACTCCAAATGGACACTAAACATTGCTACATAAATCATGTGTTGTAAAGAAAATCTGGTTGGACCAAGTCTGCGTTTCTAGCACTCAAACTATCATTGTCCTAGTACTGCACATACTTTTCAGCTTGTTTGGATGATAAAAAAACCCTTGCGAAGACAAGTGTGAAAAGGGGGCCAGCACTGTTTCATTGATTGTTAATTATAAGTAAGCGAATGTTGTACTGATCCACGTATAAAAAGTGGTCTAGTAATGCACAATTACATTTCTCTTTGAAATGACAGACTGCTATTGGCACCCTAGCATCACTGTGTGCAGATGAACAGTTGACAAGGGGCCAGCATGTCCGGTCCCAGGCCACAGCTGGGACGTAGGGGATGGCCAGCATCCCTCACTTAAATGAATATCAATCAGGGCTTCAGGGGCAGGGGTCACATCTCTGTCCCAGCTGAGCTGCGATTGGCTGGTGCAGGACCAACATGCTACGGGTCAGAGAAAGCCTCTCCATCACTTTCTGTCCAGCGGCAACAATAAGGGTGAATACATAATGAGCCACGTCTGGACTGGGGTGTCCTCCTCTCAATATTCTCAGTGTGGCTTTGGACTTGACCAGCAGCAGCGCCCTGCCATGGACTTTGGCCAGGATAGACCAGAAATGCTTTAAAAACATCACCTCCGCTTTTTCAAACCAAAGATTCTCCCCGAAGTGAGGAGGAAATTCTCCTCAGGGATCTTCTGCTTTTTCTCTGTTTCTATATCGGCTTGGAGTTATTGACTGAACAGCTTTAAGAGTGAAGACAGAAGATGAAGCTGAGAATCCTCTTCTGTCTGGCATTGTTCCTCTGTCTGAGTAAGTTCACATCTCTTTTAACTTTTAATTTTAGAGTGCAATTGGGAGAGTGAAACCCAGGAAGTTGGGTGTTAGATATCATTCAGTCAGATCCCAAAGGTTTGATGACTCAACTGAAATGTGACCAATTTGATGATGAATTTCTATGACAATAATGTTCTCTTAACCAGTAGATATTAAAATGCCCTGATATTATTGTCACTTTTGAATACAATGAGCATGGAGATTCAATTTCAGGTTTTACAGTTTGCATGCTACTAATTGCTGGTGCTAGTCATCGCTCTGTGtttaaaataacttgaaagTTGTGGAGGAAATATGTGATATGGGAACAAATTATTTAATTTCGGGAATGTCACAGGTCACTGTCTGGATGGTGGATTTTTTTAGAGAGATCAGACCATTTTAGGCATTTGTGCCAGATTCGCACTTGGggcatttgtttttgaaggatACCTTGTCATTGGGAGATGTTGGGGATGGACTGAGGCGGCATGGTTGAGgtttgtgctctctgagtgcttttccagttGATGTTTCTTGTTTCCAGGCACCATTATCACACAGTGGTACAACTTCAAGTCAGACACATTGAGGGTCAATTCATTGACCTTAGACCATAACAGGCTGGGGCCCGGGATGTGGGGTCTCCTTGGTCAGCTCTGCAGTCAGAGGATGAGGTCAGCATAGGCACAATAGCTCTTCCTGACCTTCGTCTCCACTGACCTGACCTTCACACCCTCATCTCCATAAGAAAAGCTCAATCTGCACACTTGGAGACCTTAATAAATATGTGGGGGTTCTGCCCACAGCTGCTCATGACCATAActcccctcccacacacacacacacacactgctggatGCTAAAACTTTTTCCGTGAGACTGTGTCTGCTAAATGTGTACTAGCAAAAATGCTAATTGCACAAACACATAGACACACTTACAAATGTTGCAGCACTACAACTATATAAAACCACCAAAGATGTATTGGATTATCACACTACCTGTGGGTTTACTGCCACATCCAAAGTCAGGTACGGTTTAAAAGAAAACACGCAGGTACCCAATTTGCAATCGAAAAACTACAAGCATAGTACCAATACAATCATTGAGAGGGACACTCATCAGATTaatgacaatttgtcatttgTTCAACTCAAGCTATGACTGCTTTTTATATACAAAATGAATTTATATTAAAACACATTAACACACagattacaaaataaaaactgtgcGTGTACATACTGTTGATCATCTTTGAATGTACTGGGTTTTCTTGATTCTCGTGGTTTCAGGTCCTGGGCAACAATGGGTTTGCAGGGTctccaatatttatttatttatttatttatttattttgtaatcatTACCAAGAAATTGGCAATACCAGTTCTGTCCCTCCATCCTGGCCCCATCTGGAAAAAAAGGTCTCCATCACTTCAAAAACACTGGCAATTATTGATCAACTTGCCCAAATAGCATCTGTGCTGGGGCTCAAATACTGAAGGCTTGTGCTGGAACTGTGATTAAAGCCTTCAGCAAGCAACCAGATCTTAAAAGCTCATCAACAATAAAACCGTTTACGAGTAAAGAGGGTGCCTGTTTTTTCCAACAAGAGATTCAGAATGTCTTGTATTAGAAGCGATTGGAGAAGAAATATATTAAAATCAGAACCTCAACATCTTGGTTGTCCTTTATGTAGATTTGATAAGAGTCTGTGAAGGTCATGGGCAGCAGTCTACTGAACAATAGTGGCTGGACACCCATGTTTAATCCCCCCaccatccatcctcacctctgACTCCCACATGACCCAAGAGGGGCTCTAGGCGGGGGGTTGTTCAGCAACCCCCATATCTAAAACATCCTGTCTTTATATTGAAAAACACCAATCAACCTCTGAGAGTCGTTGACCATCCCTCTCCACTACCCCCCTCGGAGGTATTGATCAAGCTTTCTTTTTGTTCACCTAAACAGAAGGTTCAATCACACGAAGTGGCAAAGTTACATTAATTATGatattgttttaatatgttGATGCAAAGAACAGAAGTAGGTCACTATTTGGCTGAATTACATTGGATTTAATTTCCACTATGAACTAATAATATGGCCAACAGATAAGATGGCTCTCTAGGGGATTCCTGCGAAAGAAGCAGTGTTGCACAGCAACATAGGTTGCCATAGCGCTTTCCAGATAGAAATGTCACTGATGCTTGTATAGTACATATCGTACAATCATGATATTGTATATTCGAATATTTCCATAActgttcaagttattttgatcaAATGCTGACAATGAAATAAACTCTCTGTATAGGTAAAAATAATCACCAGAGACTGCTCAGCTGGGATCACCAAAAATGATAAGTGTGAATAAACTCAAAAAGCTGAACATTGGCTTTCCCTATAAAATCAATGGGCATACGAAATGTGGGACATATATGTAAGATGTAGAGATGTCTAGTGAAGGAACTGGAACAATTTCATATCAAAAGTCGTGTTTGTGAAAAAAGGTTTGCTTCCATTCATTTCCATGCATTTCCTTCAACTCGCCTAAATGGCTGAGGGGAAACTCATTTACCCCCACCACTGGTCAAGGctattggaaaaagaaaatcatcgTATGTGCAGGGATACTGAGCATGCAATACAGCAATACATCTTCAGAAATCCAACTAATGTTGGACTTGAATTCTAGTAAAGTTATGGAGGTTTCCCCACCATATCAATTGAACGGACAAACCAAATATACCTCTGTAAGTCAGCCTGAATGTATGGAATTACGGCATTATAGATACATATATTGAGCTCAGTAGGAAACATATCACAGTTGTAGTGGGCAGCAAACCAATAGATGATGACTGGGATCCTTATTAAGGGGAATAGatttttcatcatcagcatGCAAGTTGAAATGGCGAATCCCAGACCAGTGTCAAGTTCAGCTACAGATGGTGGCGTGTGTTGAAGAGAGAGCTCAAGTGCAGATGGTTGCTAGTCTCCTAAGTTCAAGGTCTCTATGTATATGAGGACATTTACACCCCAAAAAGATTGGGTGTTTGCAAGGTCATGAAGACGAGAGAACAAGAATGGGACCTAGAGCTTGGTGGCATGGGAAAGTCACCTCAGGATGGATTTGAATAGATgggaagagagaggaggggtgGGTGGGATGCATAAGAAGGGGGCAGATGGTGACCTCGGTAGCATGATGGACTTTTTGCATAGGATACTGGGGGTTTGGCCGTATGATATTACTCAATAGGGTTTTCCTTACTCTTGCCCGTGTATGGTGGTGGTTGCTGCCCTCCTGGGATGGGTAACTCATTGAGATTCAGCcgtgatattttattttattttattgttttttgtcagcactttattccaaagcactttcctagttggtggtgaccatggcaataaatttgattctgattctgattgtgatTGGTGCACAAAAATGAGTAAAAACCACCCAGATGGTGAAATGAATTGACTTTTCACTGCCGTGATCATGGAATTTCCAACATGTGAGACTGATAAAGGATTAGTTTGTGCTTTTCTTAGGTCTTCAACAATCTCAACTGCCATCTATGCAACCTAACAAGATTGAGAGATGAAACTGTTCTGTTTTTCCCCCAGGTCTCTGCTCAGCATCTGAGCTATCATTCCTGAAGGAGCCCAGCGACGTGATTGCAGTGAGGGACCGACCACTGATGTTGGATTGTCGGGTGCAGGGTGAGGAGCCCATCCTGATTACCTGGCGAAAAAATGGCGTACCTCTATCCACCAGCCTGCGACTCCAGGTGCTGGCCAATGGCACCCTTCTTATACAAAGTTTCCAGAAACGGAGAGAAGGGAGTGAGGCAGACGTGGGCGAGTATGACTGTGCTGCTCAAAACCGCTACGGCATGCTGGTTAGTCGCAAGGCAAAAGTGCAGTTGGCATGTAAGTATTTCAATGTCATGCTTCACATGATGGCTCTCTGTATTATCATATACCATCCCAACTATATGTTTTTGATGACACTACatgtatttgaaaataaataaataaaaaaggaaagcaAAAAAGGTTCAGGTCATCTGAAAGCAGACATCTTCTGTTTGCTAATATATTATGTTGCATTCATCAAAACTCCACCCCAAATTTCCAGATGCTCCCTACAGTTTTGACACACCTTTTGCTCAATATCTCAATTTCACTCTGACTTTTGAAagtattaaaaaataacaaattggCTTGAAAACTGGACTACTTTAGAGGTACAGTCTCAAGTCTCAAAGGGGGGAGTGTTTTTCTGATCTTTTGATGCTCGAACTCATCTTGTGGAGGAATGGGGAATAGACAAAAGACCAATCGAAATCCTACATGTTATAGTCCAGTTAACTCTCAAATCAAAATgtcgttttttttctctgcagcacTACCAAAGTTCCATACTCATCCGGTGTCTATGTCAGTAGACGAGGGGAGTGTAGCAAGATTTCAATGCCAAATCAATGGCATACCAAAGGCTGAGATCACTTGGGAGAAAAACAGGGTACCACTGACAGCTGAAGACAGCAGGTATTCACACCATTGTGACTTGACCTCACTTTCCTTACTGAACATGATCTCACAACTTCTTTTCTCACAGATACACCCTCCTCCCGATGGGCGTGCTTCAAGTAACTGGCGTGAGACAGATGGATGCAGGGACCTTCCGCTGCGTTGCTCAAAACATTGCTAACACTCGTTACAGTAATGAAGCCATGCTCAACATTACAGGTGCGTCCTAGCTACCAAGGCGTCAATTTTAAAAATCGCTAACTTGCATACTTCTTTAGGTGGGACACTGAGGACGTATAAGGAACCTGTCATTCTGTCAGGGCCCCAAAATCTGACTTTAACGATCCATCAAACTGCAATTCTGGAGTGTATTGCCACTGGAAACCCCAGGCCCATCGTATCTTGGAGTAGACTAGGTAGGACAAGCAATCCAGCATCCATAATACGGGGGGTACCCTGGATCTGCAAAGGAACAGGGAACCATGGAAACATGGGACCATGATCTCTCAAAGGATTCTCCTAAACTGAGACttgaattttgtttgtttcctcagaTGGACGCTCCATTGGGGTGGAAGGTATCCAGGTTCTTGGTACAGGGAACCTCATGATCTCAGATGTGTCTTTGCAACATtctggtgtgtatgtgtgcgctgCCAACAGACCTGGAACCAGAATGAGACGCACAGCACTTGGTCGTCTTGTTGTACAAGGTCAGTCAAACATTCACATGACCGCGctcacattgtttgtttgtttttgtttgtttgtttgttttattttatttctgggaCCAATTTCAAGGATTAATGCATTCCAGTCAGGGATGGACTGGGACAAAAGAACAGTAATTTCATCAGGCATTTTAGTAGACCTTGGGCGGTCCACCATGATTTTGGACAATTTTTTTGTCCCAGTCCAGCGATCTGTGAAAGGGATCTGTAATGCAGCTGTGGCATCACCAATTCCTGCTAACTGTACTAAGACCAAAAATGGTTTCAACATTGCAAAGTGGCCAGTCAAACACTGTATGTTGTTCTCTGCCTGTGGGCTTGTTTGGCTTTAATACAAGTTAGTTGTACCACAAAGTAACTAAAGAATTTGTGCTATGAGGGTTGTAGGAGTGAGGGCGTTTTAGTACTCggcatgttttatttaaaattcattGGGACTGCTTAACACAACTATCCAACCCATGGTTATACTATTTGATTATGCGtacttgtatgtgtgtgtgtgttgaggtgcatgtgtgtgcttgtgtgtgtgtgcaagtcaAGAAAGAGCTGATCAAATAGGTCACAGCTAGGgtcaatttattcatttatttattgattttctttgtttctagAGTGAGCAAAAAGACTGTTCTGGCTGAGTGTacgtgagagaaagagagtatGTGTGTGATTTTTGTATGTGTTATCACTACAAGGAGAGGAGAAAGTCATTCAATGAGGTTCTATGAGGTAAATGAGGGCATGAAGAAGACACGCATGATTTTAGGAAGGACACATCAGATAGCTGAAGGGGTGGGACAATGACATGCTTTAGTAGGTGTGTATTAgctcaagcattttttttttgtggtgtttcaatacatgcatgtgtgtggaaTTACAGGCAATAACGTGTGCCTtggttgtttttaatatttagcAATTGTACTTCTCAGCTCCCCCAGAATTTTTGCAGTGGCCACAGTCTGTATCCAAACCAGCCGGGGGAAGCGTGGTGTTCACCTGTGTAGCTCAGGGTGTCCCCGAACCACATCTCATCTGGCTGAAGAATGGAAAAGTCCTGGTTCCCAGTCTCAACGTCAAATTGACCAATAACAACAGGTGAAGAGATAAAAAGCAGCGCTTGGAATCAGATCGTAACTACAAGCGCTGAACACTGATTGTAAATGTTGTCAACACAGTACCCTGGCGCTGACCCGAATCAAACCTGATGATGAAGCCATCTACCAATGCATTGCGGAGAACAGTGCTGGCACCAACCAGGCTAGTGCCCGCTTGGCTGTGGCCTTGGCCAAAGACCTTCCCGCTGTCCCACAGGGCCTCTCTGCCAATGCCCTGTCCACAAACACCCTGCAGATCTCCTGGAAGCAGCCACCGGCCGATGTCACTGAGAACATCATAGGATACGTAATGCATATCCGTAAATTAGGAGGTGAGTTTCTCCTACTGTTGAACAATGGAGCAAGGTGGTAGTTTTATAATGTTCCTTGATTGTCTAAAAGTGAAGGTGACAACTTTTAATTTCTAGCTTCAAATCTATGCATCTATCTATGCGTAAAAGCTGTTGACGTTGTCACTTCATCAGAGTGGTATAATCTTGAATTTGTTCAACATGGCTACTGACACATATGTGACCAAATGAGTTATGTGACCTGCTTCCCATTGTCACATAACGTTAATTGTCCCTTTGTTTACAAGGTAATTATGGGTGTTTGCTTTAGTTCCTAGTCGAGCAGGTAGTGTGGCAGGGTCCCAGCATTTTCAAATCTGTTCATAGAAGAAAAATGCCACACCAGGTCGAGTGTTTTCTTGTACGTATTGTTTGTGCGTAGATAAAAAAGATTAAGAAATGCAAAATTTTCCATTGCCCTCCTCATCTTCGTCTTCTTCATGTGCTCTCAGAAGCCGACAGTCTGGAGTTGCAGGAAGCCATCAGTAAGGGAACCTTCCAGCACAATGTGACCAACCTTGAGCCTGCCACAACCTACTCTCTCTATGTGAAAGCCTACTCTGCCTTGGCTGCCAGTCAGCAGTCCAATACCGTGGAGGCAACAACACttggtggaggtgaaaatttgagtTCATGATTTACAAActcattttcaattttctttgcaGCTGACATAAAGAATAGTAGTGACCAGCTCTGTCAAAcctatgaaatatatatttaagaaaACAGTCAAGTTTAAGTGACTCAGAGATCTAAGGTTTCCAGCACAGGTGTCATTTAACAAATTTAAGcagcatttgttttttataCTTCACATTAGTTTTgttgtcaagaccacaccaaccgagagcaagacattatcgagactggagTGTATTGAGACCCAGACAAGACATTTGGAGATGGGTGCAGGCacacattggttaaccaatgaggtgtcagcagaaacaagcagcaccagtctgatAAACAACAGTCTTCAGAAACCTTACTGATGTTTGAGTGTCCTCCTGAGTAGTTAGGTACAAAATATGCACCCGCTGAGGCCCTTTCGTGGAACAGTTTCAGACCCCTGACTAATACCACTgaaaaaactcaacaaaactgaagaaaaagccagaatccttcctTTACCAAATATGACagttttttctgtctgtcttgaatagaaatgccAAATCTTCCCAGTCCGAGACCGTGACAAGTCCGAGTAAAAATTCATTTGAGACCGCATTCTGACACTTCTTCACATCATCACAACTGAGTTTCAAGCTAACGCTTTGAGTTGGGCAAAGcattgaaaatgcgtttaaaataattaatctCCAAACAACCAATTATATTTGTCATCGCTGATATTCCCAAACAGCAGAAGACAGGGTAGATTTTCCACCAATTTCTGGTGTGGTAAGCAGCCAATTCAAAATTCTTTGTTTGATCACACAGGTTGCAAACCCTTGCACTAATTGTTCCTGTTCATCTCCTGCCCTTTCTTTACCCAGTGCCAGCCCCACCCACCTTCTTCACAAAGGTGGTCAACTCAAGTGCTGTCCAGGTTCTTTGGGAGTTGCCAAGCAAGACTGGCAAGGCTCAGGGCTTTAGGCTGTCCTACCGCAGGGTCCCCCATGTTGACTACCAAGGATCAATTCAGTTCCCCTATCACGTCAACGCCCACACCGTCTCTCATTTGGGTAAcagtcatttttcatcatctgtTTTATTGGTATGAAGTCTCACTCATAACTGGCATCCAGCATCCAAGGATGTCTTGTTTGTCAGTTACTGAGGTCAGGAAAATCACTGCACGATACATGTTTACATAACATTagtttaatagtttttttttcatacagaaGTAAATTTGCTTAAATTTCAAATTTGGATTTTGCATGAATTGTGTGTCCACAACAGCAATGTTTGCGACTGATGGCCCAACGTTCAAGCTTAGCATGAATCAAGAGTGCATGTAcatgaacaataataataatgagaagaaaaagatttTGTAACAAAAATTTGCATCACCCTCTTTCAGAACATGGTGCTGTCTATGAATTCAAACTGGTCTCCTTCAATGGAAATGGAGAAAGTGAATCCTCAAAGAGGCTGGTGTCACTGGGTGAGGAGATGATGACAGCTCATTCTACTGGTAAGTCTGGTCATTAAGTTCCAAAGCTTGGGAAGAAATAAATTGGTctgttgtgatgtcatttaaaaacaaaaaaacacctgtGTATACAGTGAGTGTAAATGGCAACAGACCACAAGGACAAACACAATATACATTTTGAAGTTCAATGATGACTACTGCAGCAAATGAGATAGAAATATTCGATAATACAAGAGAGATGAAGCACAGGTAGATTCTTGACTCGCTCTGGCTGGTGTAACAGCAGCATCAAAATTGtcacattgctttttttttgctgtatatGCAGCAAATTCAAATGATTTCCCATCAAAGTTGCAGTCTTTACACGGTCCTCCTCACCAGAACGGCATAAAATGTCAACTGCCCTGCTCCAAATGGTTTGAAGATTAGTGACGTAATAGCTCTGTGCCATATCAACGTTTACCTTTCTGGTTGCGTTGTGTCGCACTAGTGCTGGCTGCAGTGCCCAAAGCCCTTGCTTCATCTACGTGAAAATGAGTCGCAACAAAATCACGGTTCCTGCTCTTGACATGACCAACCTTGTGTTTTGGTGATCATGAGGTGGATGCCATTCAAAGAACAAGGATAATGTTTTTTGTATGTACAGCCACAATGCTTGTTTTAAAGCCAACCAAATGTGCGCAGGAGAGAAGGCTTCATGCCCATGCCATGATGGAGAGGCCTCTCTGGGAAGCATCGTTATTGGCATCCATATTGGCACAGCCTGTATCATCTTTCTGGTTCTCTTCCTCGTGTTTGGATACCGCCACAGGTACTGGCTATGAGAAATAATCCTACGTCAGAACTGCACGTCTAATGCTGGATTATTTATCAG
This window contains:
- the si:ch211-57n23.4 gene encoding immunoglobulin superfamily DCC subclass member 3, with protein sequence MVVVAALLGWFPPGLCSASELSFLKEPSDVIAVRDRPLMLDCRVQGEEPILITWRKNGVPLSTSLRLQVLANGTLLIQSFQKRREGSEADVGEYDCAAQNRYGMLVSRKAKVQLASLPKFHTHPVSMSVDEGSVARFQCQINGIPKAEITWEKNRVPLTAEDSRYTLLPMGVLQVTGVRQMDAGTFRCVAQNIANTRYSNEAMLNITGGTLRTYKEPVILSGPQNLTLTIHQTAILECIATGNPRPIVSWSRLDGRSIGVEGIQVLGTGNLMISDVSLQHSGVYVCAANRPGTRMRRTALGRLVVQAPPEFLQWPQSVSKPAGGSVVFTCVAQGVPEPHLIWLKNGKVLVPSLNVKLTNNNSTLALTRIKPDDEAIYQCIAENSAGTNQASARLAVALAKDLPAVPQGLSANALSTNTLQISWKQPPADVTENIIGYVMHIRKLGEADSLELQEAISKGTFQHNVTNLEPATTYSLYVKAYSALAASQQSNTVEATTLGGVPAPPTFFTKVVNSSAVQVLWELPSKTGKAQGFRLSYRRVPHVDYQGSIQFPYHVNAHTVSHLEHGAVYEFKLVSFNGNGESESSKRLVSLGEEMMTAHSTGEKASCPCHDGEASLGSIVIGIHIGTACIIFLVLFLVFGYRHSLFCSKETPDSWSVPRDNTSHNRLHNETKKSLRAASSPEVVCPGQCQVLIEQHSSTIPGTNSG